One segment of Ipomoea triloba cultivar NCNSP0323 chromosome 12, ASM357664v1 DNA contains the following:
- the LOC115998293 gene encoding uncharacterized acetyltransferase At3g50280-like produces the protein MPCSTMSTILLSKCTVFPARKSSQPDLKLSVSDLPMLSTHYIQKGGLYTRPPFPLSDFISLLKSTLSQTLTHFPPLAGRLITDSDGYVYITCNDAGVNFAHAAATHVLVRDIIGSVDVPEVVRGFFQFDRTVSYQGHFLPILAVQVTELADGVFVGCSVNHAVTDGTSFWNFFNTFAEVTRGVKRITRQPDLSRESVLISPAVLELPDGGPTVTFNVDAPLRERILSFSRESILKLKAHTNNQKWGVDGEIDAVEFMGKQKNDPLKTVDANVTPLNRIRTPAKNGTATTAEISSFQSLCALLWRAVTRARKLPSSKTTTFRMAVNCRHRLEPKLEPLYFGNAIQSIPTYAAAGDVLSHDLRWCAEQLNKNVKAHDDATVKNYIGNWERDPRCFPLGNFDGAMITMGSSPRFPMYDNDFGWGRPIAVRSGRANKFDGKISAFPGRDGNGTVDLEVVLAPETMAGIESDPEFMQYVSGY, from the coding sequence ATGCCTTGCTCTACCATGTCCACAATTCTCCTTTCCAAATGCACCGTCTTCCCCGCCCGGAAATCTTCCCAGCCGGACTTAAAGCTCTCCGTCTCCGATCTCCCCATGCTCTCCACTCACTACATTCAGAAAGGCGGCCTATACACCCGCCCTCCCTTTCCCCTCTCCGATTTCATCTCCCTTCTCAAATCCACCCTTTCCCAAACCTTAACTCACTTCCCCCCACTCGCCGGCCGCCTTATTACCGATTCCGACGGCTACGTTTACATCACCTGCAATGACGCCGGCGTCAATTTCGCCCACGCCGCCGCCACTCATGTTCTCGTTCGCGACATTATTGGCTCCGTTGATGTCCCGGAGGTTGTTAGGGGGTTCTTTCAGTTTGATCGGACCGTGAGCTATCAGGGCCATTTCCTGCCGATTTTAGCGGTTCAGGTCACGGAACTCGCCGACGGGGTGTTTGTTGGGTGCTCCGTAAATCACGCCGTGACTGACGGGACGTCGTTTTGGAACTTCTTCAATACGTTTGCGGAAGTTACTAGAGGCGTTAAGAGGATCACGAGGCAGCCGGATCTTAGCCGGGAATCGGTTTTGATCTCGCCGGCGGTGCTGGAACTCCCCGACGGCGGCCCCACGGTTACCTTCAACGTCGACGCGCCGTTACGGGAGAGAATTTTGAGCTTCAGTAGAGAATCGATTTTGAAGCTGAAAGCCCATACGAATAATCAGAAATGGGGAGTTGACGGAGAAATTGACGCCGTCGAGTTCATGGGGAAACAGAAGAACGACCCCTTGAAAACCGTTGACGCCAATGTAACGCCGTTAAACCGGATAAGGACCCCCGCGAAAAACGGAACGGCCACAACCGCCGAGATTTCGTCGTTCCAATCCCTCTGCGCATTGCTGTGGCGTGCGGTGACACGCGCCAGGAAACTGCCGTCCTCCAAAACGACGACGTTCCGAATGGCTGTGAACTGCCGCCACCGCCTCGAGCCGAAGCTCGAACCCTTGTACTTCGGCAACGCCATCCAGAGCATTCCGACTTACGCTGCCGCCGGCGACGTCCTGTCCCACGATCTCCGGTGGTGCGCCGAGCAGCTGAACAAGAACGTGAAGGCGCACGACGACGCGACGGTGAAAAATTACATCGGAAATTGGGAGAGGGACCCACGGTGTTTCCCGCTCGGGAATTTCGACGGCGCGATGATCACGATGGGCAGCTCTCCGAGATTCCCGATGTACGACAACGATTTCGGTTGGGGAAGACCCATCGCCGTCAGGAGCGGACGCGCCAATAAGTTCGACGGCAAGATTTCGGCTTTTCCGGGGAGAGACGGCAACGGGACGGTGGATTTAGAGGTCGTGTTGGCGCCGGAAACAATGGCGGGCATTGAGTCCGACCCGGAATTTATGCAATATGTGTCGGGTTACTGA